The proteins below are encoded in one region of Segatella copri:
- a CDS encoding glycoside hydrolase family 97 protein, with product MKKLNVLVMGLLLPMLAAAQTVKSPNGNVSVTFSLTEKGQPTYEMSYKGKTVCKPSHLGLELAKDKHASKGMEETSLMDGFTETGSKTSTFDETWKPVWGETATIRNHYNEMEVNLNQAASKRNITIRFRVYDYGMGLRYEFPQQESLNYFVIQEEHTQFAMAGDHTAYWIPGDYDTQEYDYNITPLTGIRPIIAKNREAYKSNSSTTVFSDTGVQTSLQMKTKDGLYINIHEAACLDYPTMHLNLDEKTLTFESWLTPDAVGRKGFIQTPFNTPWRTVMVSDDARDMLSCKLTLNLNEPCKIKDTSWIHPTKYCGVWWNMIVGTKTWSYTNDLPSVRLGVTDYSKCKPNGTHGATNEEVKRYIDFAAKNGLQEVLVEGWNEGWEDWFGHQKLDVFDFVTPYPDFDIKMLNDYAHSKGVKLMMHHETSSAALNYERHMEDAFNLMNKYGYDAVKTGYVGDIIPRGEYHYSQLMNNHYQRVIETAAKHHIMVNAHEATRPTGICRTWPNLVGNESARGTEYEAFGGNKSYHTVMLPFTRLQGGPMDYTPGIFETKLSEWSNNKSYVHTTLCGQLSLYLVMYSPLQMAADLPEHYEKYDDAFQFIRDVACDWDDSKYLEAEPAKYITVARKAKGTDNWFVGGKTDAARTAVVKLDFLDKGKKYACAIYQDGKTADYEKNPKSYQIIHKTVKKGDVLKINEARGGGFAISLLAK from the coding sequence ATGAAAAAACTGAATGTATTAGTGATGGGTCTCTTGCTTCCTATGTTGGCAGCAGCCCAGACCGTAAAGTCGCCTAACGGCAACGTCTCGGTAACATTCTCTTTGACCGAAAAGGGACAGCCTACCTATGAGATGAGCTATAAGGGAAAGACTGTATGCAAGCCATCCCACTTAGGATTGGAACTGGCTAAGGATAAACATGCCTCTAAGGGCATGGAGGAAACCAGCCTGATGGATGGTTTTACTGAAACCGGCAGCAAGACATCGACTTTCGATGAAACCTGGAAGCCGGTATGGGGCGAGACCGCTACCATCCGCAACCATTACAACGAGATGGAGGTAAACCTGAACCAGGCTGCTTCTAAGCGTAACATCACCATCCGTTTCCGTGTATATGATTATGGTATGGGCTTGCGCTATGAGTTCCCACAACAGGAAAGTCTGAATTATTTCGTCATCCAGGAGGAGCATACCCAGTTTGCCATGGCAGGCGATCATACCGCTTACTGGATTCCTGGTGATTATGATACACAGGAGTATGATTACAACATTACTCCATTGACAGGCATTCGCCCAATTATTGCGAAAAACCGTGAAGCTTACAAGAGCAATTCATCTACCACCGTCTTCTCTGATACCGGTGTTCAGACCTCTCTCCAGATGAAGACCAAGGACGGACTCTACATCAACATCCATGAGGCTGCCTGCCTGGATTATCCTACCATGCACCTCAATCTGGATGAGAAAACATTGACCTTCGAGTCTTGGCTCACTCCTGATGCCGTGGGCAGAAAGGGATTTATCCAGACTCCATTCAATACACCTTGGCGTACCGTGATGGTAAGTGATGATGCCCGTGATATGCTTTCATGCAAGTTGACATTGAACCTTAACGAGCCTTGCAAGATTAAGGATACATCCTGGATTCATCCTACCAAGTACTGCGGTGTATGGTGGAACATGATTGTGGGTACCAAGACCTGGAGCTATACCAACGATCTGCCATCTGTGCGTCTCGGTGTAACCGATTACAGCAAGTGCAAGCCTAACGGTACTCATGGTGCAACCAACGAGGAAGTGAAGCGCTACATCGACTTTGCAGCCAAGAACGGTTTGCAGGAAGTATTGGTAGAAGGCTGGAACGAAGGTTGGGAAGACTGGTTCGGTCACCAGAAGCTCGATGTCTTCGACTTCGTGACTCCATATCCAGACTTCGATATCAAGATGCTCAACGACTATGCTCACTCTAAGGGCGTGAAGCTGATGATGCACCACGAGACATCTTCTGCAGCTCTCAACTACGAGCGCCACATGGAAGATGCCTTCAACCTGATGAACAAATATGGTTATGATGCCGTGAAGACCGGTTATGTGGGAGATATCATCCCAAGAGGTGAGTATCACTACAGCCAGTTGATGAACAATCACTACCAGCGTGTCATCGAGACCGCTGCCAAGCATCATATCATGGTAAATGCACACGAGGCAACCCGTCCTACAGGTATCTGCCGCACCTGGCCTAACCTGGTTGGCAACGAGAGTGCACGTGGTACAGAGTATGAGGCATTTGGCGGTAACAAGTCTTATCATACCGTAATGTTGCCATTCACCCGTCTGCAGGGTGGTCCGATGGATTATACTCCTGGTATCTTTGAGACCAAGCTTTCTGAGTGGAGCAACAATAAGAGTTATGTTCATACCACTCTCTGTGGTCAGCTTTCGCTCTATCTCGTAATGTACAGTCCGCTGCAGATGGCTGCCGATCTTCCAGAGCATTATGAGAAGTATGATGATGCCTTCCAGTTTATCCGCGACGTAGCTTGCGACTGGGATGACTCCAAGTATCTGGAGGCAGAGCCAGCCAAGTATATCACCGTAGCCCGCAAGGCAAAGGGAACCGATAACTGGTTTGTAGGCGGTAAGACTGATGCAGCCCGCACAGCCGTAGTAAAGCTCGACTTCCTGGATAAGGGCAAGAAGTATGCTTGCGCTATTTATCAGGACGGCAAGACTGCTGACTACGAGAAGAACCCTAAATCTTATCAGATCATCCACAAGACTGTGAAGAAGGGGGATGTTTTGAAGATTAACGAAGCACGTGGTGGTGGTTTCGCCATCTCTTTGCTCGCTAAATAA
- a CDS encoding 4-alpha-glucanotransferase, whose translation MTVQFNIEYKAMFGEQIVVNIQTEEGELKLPLETTDGQRWACDWCVESPEKSYTYYYSVEREGRAVKTEWLIIKHQLDVNARKAEVYTLYDHWKAMPEDAYLYSSAFTDCINHQAPQEMKPETDSKIVRLIVRAPQLRDGERLGVLGADKALGVWDVQKILPMTQHTYNEWVADIDATHLEGSHLEFKFVAFRNAKSELLWETSMNRTVDLPEMKAGELVSYELDQAFFALYNRKLAGTQVPVFSLRTRKSAGIGDFGDLKTMIDFVASTGQKVLQLLPINDTTITHTWTDSYPYSCISVFAIHPQYADLHALPELKDAKARAEAEKTRAELNALDKIDYEKVNDFKINYLRQIFNQEGEKMMKTAEYKAFFQASELWLVPYAQYSYLRDKNGTADFNQWPDHQVWDEAERKVLADPKTAAYKNVAFFYFVQFVLDRQMQEAHEHAKAKGVILKGDIPIGVNRNGCDVWTEPKYFNLNGQAGAPPDDFSANGQNWGFPTYNWFEMLKDGCQWWNRRFKNMARYFDAYRIDHVLGFFRIWEIPVHSVHGLLGQFAPALAMSREEIESYGLHFQEDRFTRPFITDWVLDRVFHERAGEVKEKYLDRLDDERYQMKPEVDTQRKVEALFADVTDEKELWLRDGLYALISDVLFVRNHTNPGVFHPRISAQLDFIYESLYDNDKAAFNRLYNDYFYRRNNQFWYQEAMKKLPKLVQATRMLVCAEDLGMVPDCVPWVMDELKILSLELQSMPKDPSVKFGHLSRNPYRSVCTISSHDMPTLRMWWDENIQRTQEYYNTMLYRQGSAPHPLPGWLASDIISRHLTSPSMLCILSIQDWLATDEALRLPDADAERINIPANPKHYWRYRMHLNIEDLAADKRFVQNITEMISQSGRC comes from the coding sequence ATGACAGTACAGTTTAATATTGAATATAAAGCAATGTTCGGCGAACAGATCGTCGTAAACATTCAGACGGAGGAAGGTGAACTGAAACTTCCTCTCGAGACGACAGATGGTCAAAGATGGGCATGCGACTGGTGTGTTGAATCACCAGAAAAATCGTATACCTATTATTATAGTGTAGAACGTGAAGGAAGAGCAGTCAAGACCGAATGGCTTATAATCAAGCATCAGCTCGATGTAAATGCCAGAAAGGCAGAGGTTTATACCCTTTACGATCATTGGAAGGCTATGCCGGAGGATGCTTACCTCTACAGCAGTGCCTTTACCGATTGCATCAATCATCAGGCTCCACAGGAGATGAAGCCGGAAACGGACAGCAAGATTGTGCGTCTGATAGTCCGTGCTCCTCAGCTTCGCGATGGTGAGCGTCTGGGGGTATTGGGTGCAGATAAAGCTTTGGGTGTCTGGGATGTGCAGAAGATTCTTCCGATGACTCAGCATACCTATAATGAATGGGTGGCTGATATTGATGCGACTCATCTTGAGGGCAGCCATCTGGAGTTTAAGTTCGTTGCTTTCCGTAATGCGAAGAGCGAGCTTCTCTGGGAAACCAGCATGAACAGAACCGTGGATTTGCCGGAGATGAAGGCAGGTGAGTTGGTATCTTATGAACTCGACCAGGCTTTCTTCGCTCTGTATAACCGCAAACTTGCCGGAACGCAGGTGCCTGTATTCTCATTGCGTACCCGTAAGAGTGCCGGTATTGGTGACTTCGGTGACCTGAAGACCATGATTGATTTTGTGGCTTCTACCGGTCAGAAGGTGCTCCAGCTCCTTCCTATCAATGATACCACCATCACCCATACATGGACCGACAGTTATCCATACAGCTGCATCAGCGTCTTCGCTATTCATCCGCAGTATGCCGACCTCCATGCTCTCCCTGAGCTGAAGGACGCCAAGGCTCGTGCTGAGGCTGAGAAGACACGTGCTGAGTTGAACGCACTGGATAAGATAGATTACGAGAAAGTAAATGATTTCAAGATAAATTACTTGCGCCAAATCTTCAATCAGGAAGGTGAAAAGATGATGAAGACAGCCGAATACAAGGCTTTCTTCCAGGCTTCTGAACTGTGGCTGGTTCCTTACGCACAGTATTCATACCTGCGTGATAAGAATGGTACGGCTGATTTCAACCAGTGGCCAGATCATCAGGTATGGGATGAGGCTGAGCGCAAGGTGCTTGCCGACCCTAAGACTGCTGCTTACAAGAACGTGGCGTTCTTCTATTTCGTACAGTTCGTACTGGACCGCCAGATGCAGGAGGCTCACGAGCATGCCAAGGCTAAGGGCGTTATTTTGAAGGGTGATATTCCAATCGGCGTAAACCGCAATGGTTGCGATGTATGGACGGAACCTAAATACTTCAACCTCAATGGTCAGGCGGGTGCTCCACCAGATGACTTCTCTGCCAATGGTCAGAACTGGGGATTCCCTACCTATAACTGGTTTGAGATGCTGAAGGATGGCTGCCAGTGGTGGAACCGCCGTTTCAAGAACATGGCAAGATATTTTGATGCTTACCGCATCGACCACGTATTGGGCTTCTTCCGTATCTGGGAGATTCCGGTACATAGCGTACATGGATTGCTCGGACAGTTTGCACCGGCGCTTGCCATGAGCCGTGAAGAGATTGAAAGCTATGGTTTGCACTTCCAGGAAGACCGTTTTACCCGTCCGTTCATTACCGATTGGGTATTGGATCGTGTGTTCCATGAGCGTGCCGGCGAGGTAAAGGAGAAGTATCTCGACCGTCTGGATGACGAGCGTTATCAGATGAAGCCTGAGGTAGATACCCAGCGCAAGGTAGAGGCTCTCTTTGCTGACGTAACAGATGAGAAGGAACTCTGGCTGCGTGATGGCTTGTATGCCCTGATCAGCGATGTACTCTTCGTACGCAATCATACCAACCCTGGCGTCTTCCATCCACGTATCTCAGCCCAGCTCGACTTTATCTACGAGTCGCTCTATGATAATGACAAGGCTGCGTTTAACCGCCTTTACAACGACTATTTCTATCGCCGCAACAACCAGTTCTGGTATCAGGAGGCGATGAAAAAGTTGCCTAAGCTGGTTCAGGCTACCCGCATGCTAGTTTGTGCCGAAGACCTCGGTATGGTTCCAGACTGTGTGCCTTGGGTAATGGACGAGTTGAAGATATTGAGTCTGGAACTCCAGAGCATGCCAAAGGATCCATCGGTTAAGTTCGGACATCTGAGCCGTAACCCATACCGCTCGGTATGTACCATTTCGAGCCACGATATGCCTACTCTGCGCATGTGGTGGGATGAGAATATCCAGCGTACCCAGGAGTATTACAATACGATGCTCTACCGTCAGGGATCAGCACCTCATCCACTCCCAGGCTGGTTGGCTAGCGACATCATCAGCCGCCATCTTACCTCTCCATCCATGCTCTGCATATTGAGCATCCAGGACTGGTTGGCTACCGATGAGGCTCTTCGTCTGCCTGATGCCGATGCTGAGCGTATCAATATCCCGGCTAACCCTAAGCATTACTGGCGTTACCGCATGCACCTCAACATAGAGGATCTGGCTGCAGATAAGCGTTTCGTGCAGAATATCACAGAAATGATTTCGCAGTCTGGAAGATGCTAA
- a CDS encoding MFS transporter translates to MKQKPDLSFWKLWNLSFGFFGVQIAYALQSANISRIFATLGADPHNLSYFWILPPLMGILVQPIVGTLSDKTWCHFGRRIPYLFVGATIAVLVMCLLPNAGSLGLTVSGAMLFGLIALMFLDTSINMAMQPFKMLVGDMVNEKQKAKAYSIQSFLCNAGSVAGYIFPFLFTFLGIKNYAEKGVVPDSVIWSFYIGAVILILCVIYTTMKVKEWNPQQYAEYNEAKREEGRVKNSNAEASEDKAGWITLLRKAPSTFWKVGLVQFFCWAGFLYLWNYSTGAIAETVWNTTDPASEAFQEAGNWVGILFAVQAVGSVVWAVILPQFKNTKVAYAVSLVIGGVGFALIPFLHDQYLQFVPFLMIGAGWAAMLAMPFTFVTNALQGYGHMGAYLGLFNGTICIPQIVAAICGGIVLSLVGSHQSDMMIVAGILLIAGALSVSIIKDKKSE, encoded by the coding sequence ATGAAACAAAAACCTGATTTAAGTTTCTGGAAGCTCTGGAACTTGAGCTTCGGATTTTTCGGAGTACAGATTGCCTACGCCCTACAGAGCGCCAACATCTCCCGAATCTTTGCAACGTTGGGTGCTGACCCACACAACTTGAGTTATTTCTGGATTCTCCCTCCTCTGATGGGAATCCTGGTTCAGCCTATCGTGGGCACGTTGAGTGATAAGACGTGGTGCCACTTCGGTCGCCGCATCCCTTATCTCTTTGTGGGTGCTACGATTGCCGTCCTGGTAATGTGCCTGCTCCCGAATGCCGGTTCGCTCGGACTGACCGTGAGCGGTGCGATGCTCTTCGGACTGATAGCGCTGATGTTCCTCGATACGAGCATCAACATGGCGATGCAGCCGTTCAAGATGTTGGTAGGCGATATGGTAAATGAAAAACAGAAGGCAAAGGCTTACTCTATCCAGAGTTTCCTCTGCAATGCCGGTTCTGTAGCCGGATATATCTTCCCATTTCTCTTTACCTTCCTCGGTATCAAGAATTATGCTGAGAAGGGTGTGGTTCCTGATTCTGTCATCTGGTCGTTTTATATCGGTGCGGTTATCCTGATTCTCTGTGTTATCTACACCACGATGAAGGTGAAGGAGTGGAATCCACAGCAGTATGCGGAGTATAATGAAGCGAAGAGGGAAGAGGGAAGAGTGAAGAATTCTAATGCTGAGGCTTCTGAAGACAAGGCCGGTTGGATTACTTTGCTCCGCAAGGCGCCATCTACCTTCTGGAAGGTGGGACTGGTTCAGTTCTTCTGCTGGGCTGGTTTCCTTTATCTCTGGAATTATTCTACGGGAGCCATCGCTGAAACCGTATGGAATACGACCGATCCTGCTTCTGAAGCATTCCAGGAGGCAGGCAACTGGGTGGGCATTCTCTTTGCCGTACAGGCTGTAGGTAGTGTAGTCTGGGCAGTGATTCTCCCTCAGTTTAAGAATACGAAGGTGGCATACGCTGTCAGTCTGGTTATCGGTGGTGTGGGTTTTGCCCTGATACCTTTCCTGCATGACCAGTATCTGCAGTTTGTTCCGTTCCTGATGATTGGTGCCGGTTGGGCAGCCATGCTGGCGATGCCTTTCACCTTTGTTACCAATGCTTTGCAGGGATATGGTCACATGGGTGCTTATCTCGGTCTGTTTAACGGAACCATCTGTATCCCTCAGATTGTGGCTGCTATCTGCGGTGGAATTGTCTTGAGTCTGGTGGGTTCTCATCAGAGCGATATGATGATTGTGGCAGGTATCCTGCTGATTGCGGGTGCACTGTCTGTGAGTATCATCAAGGATAAGAAATCAGAATAA
- a CDS encoding LacI family DNA-binding transcriptional regulator → MGDKETITMKDIARDLGVSVATVSRALKDSSRISTAQKERIQKYAREHNFFPNFLGEALRHSKVKPMKVIGVIVPQVVHYYFMSVLSGIEEEARARGYRVMVAQSNERYDKEVAICEDFYQNKVCGIIVSQAKDTKQYDHFEKLLQNGVPLIFYDRICTGVNCSRVVVDDYMGAFTAVTHMIDTGCKKIAFYGSPMNLEISKNRYNGYHDALVKHGLTENPDWVKICDDRANAEAITPDILIEEDRPDAFFAINDDTAIGILYTAKRMGFKVPEEISICGFTNGDRAKACDPMLTTVEQRGVAVGEEAANILIGQVEGSIPRDEVEKRVVRTRLVVRGTTR, encoded by the coding sequence ATGGGCGATAAAGAAACAATAACAATGAAAGATATTGCTCGCGATCTGGGCGTAAGTGTTGCCACAGTGAGCCGGGCATTGAAGGACAGTTCTCGTATCAGTACTGCCCAAAAGGAGCGTATTCAGAAATACGCGCGTGAACATAACTTCTTTCCTAATTTCCTGGGTGAAGCTTTAAGACATAGTAAGGTGAAGCCGATGAAGGTGATTGGAGTTATTGTGCCTCAGGTGGTACACTATTACTTCATGTCGGTGCTTTCGGGTATAGAGGAAGAGGCTAGAGCCAGAGGTTACCGTGTGATGGTGGCGCAGAGTAACGAGCGTTACGATAAGGAGGTGGCCATCTGTGAAGACTTCTATCAGAACAAGGTTTGTGGCATCATCGTTTCACAGGCGAAGGATACCAAGCAGTATGACCATTTCGAAAAACTGCTGCAGAATGGGGTGCCGCTCATCTTCTATGATAGAATATGTACGGGCGTGAACTGCTCGCGAGTGGTGGTAGATGACTATATGGGTGCCTTTACTGCCGTTACCCACATGATTGATACGGGCTGTAAGAAGATTGCCTTCTACGGCTCGCCGATGAATCTGGAAATCTCAAAGAACCGATATAACGGTTATCATGATGCGCTGGTAAAGCATGGCTTGACGGAGAACCCTGACTGGGTGAAGATCTGCGATGACCGTGCCAATGCCGAAGCAATAACGCCGGATATTCTGATAGAGGAAGATCGTCCGGATGCTTTCTTTGCCATCAATGATGATACGGCAATCGGTATCCTCTATACCGCCAAGCGCATGGGATTCAAGGTGCCTGAAGAAATCAGCATCTGCGGATTCACCAATGGTGACCGTGCCAAGGCGTGCGACCCGATGCTTACTACGGTTGAGCAGCGAGGTGTAGCCGTAGGCGAGGAAGCTGCCAATATCCTGATTGGTCAGGTGGAAGGCTCCATCCCTAGAGATGAGGTGGAGAAGCGAGTGGTGAGAACACGACTTGTGGTGAGAGGAACAACAAGATAA
- a CDS encoding TonB-dependent receptor, translating into MMKQVKIKLPLRALTLASGLLLTVSSFAQTNAVKGHVKDASGEPIMGATITVNGKAVGITDMDGNFSVDAAPGAKITFTYLGMTPQTVKASSNMNITLEDDSKALNEVVVIGYGVAKKSDLTGSVTAIKPDSKNKGVVVNAQDMLTGKVAGVNITSNDGTPGGGAKIRVRGGSSLNASNDPLIVIDGLAMDNDGVKGLSNLLSVVNPQDIESFSVLKDASATAIYGSRGSNGVIIITTKKGRKGQKPTVSYSGSITISEKKNTIDVLNADEFRATVEKLYGKDSEAYSALGTANTNWQDLIYRTAISHDHNITVSGAAKSLPYRVSVGYTDQQGIVKTSDFKRATASLNLNPSFFQDHLTLNLNAKGMYARTLYTDGSVVSAAVRMDPTQDPYNFTSEYHKNQLRDKDGNSLLDQTLKNYGGYFQWSKKAEYGDNTWPFTYDSTTQMPNPLSLLDQGSQIAHSRSFIGSADIDYKVHGFEDLRLHATLGADISKGRQSQSFATSCTNALYYGSYGGEEILKRNLSLSAYAQYYKDFNKIHHFDIMAGYEWQHFWRSKNNDYVGYYPETNNDASLAGTERPHTPYSEKSESYLVSFFGRANYTLLDRYFLTATVRDDGSSRFKEHWAWFPSFAFAWKANEEAFLKNANWLSDLKLRLGYGKTGQQAGSIGDYEWIPSYSISTGTNGFYPVTGTGELYRPNNYRPDLKWETTSTYNVGLDWGIMDQRLSGSVDWYYRKTTDLLNYAPLSSMAGYKNQAWQNIGSLKNTGVEAAITWRAIQTKDWFWTMTYNFTYNKNEITDLNGVSENGAPVVNTNIKVGDGSGAYLQANQVGYAMNSYYVYQQVYDKNGKPIENCVVDRNGDGKINESDKYLYKSPAAPVTMGFSSRLEYKNWDFGFSLRASIGNYVYNNVEQSMSNMNTGEWFSNSLKYFSNRMKSTVERNWQTYEITSKLSDYYVKNASFLKCDNITLGYSFNNLFKSSGWHGLSGRAYATASNVFTITNYDGLDPEVGDGNDNNLYPRPFSVVVGLSLNF; encoded by the coding sequence ATGATGAAGCAGGTAAAAATTAAATTGCCTCTCAGAGCGTTGACCCTAGCAAGCGGTCTGCTTCTGACGGTGAGTTCCTTTGCGCAGACAAATGCAGTTAAGGGACATGTGAAGGATGCTTCTGGTGAGCCTATCATGGGTGCTACCATTACAGTTAACGGTAAGGCAGTAGGTATTACCGACATGGATGGTAACTTCTCAGTTGATGCAGCGCCAGGTGCCAAGATTACATTCACCTATCTGGGTATGACACCGCAGACAGTGAAGGCATCTAGTAACATGAACATTACCTTGGAAGATGACTCAAAGGCTTTGAATGAAGTCGTTGTCATCGGTTATGGTGTGGCTAAGAAGTCAGACCTGACCGGTTCTGTAACAGCTATCAAACCTGATTCTAAGAATAAGGGTGTGGTTGTTAATGCACAGGATATGCTTACAGGTAAGGTTGCCGGTGTAAACATTACCAGCAACGACGGTACTCCTGGTGGTGGTGCCAAGATTCGTGTTCGTGGCGGTTCTTCTTTGAACGCATCTAACGACCCATTGATCGTTATCGATGGTCTGGCAATGGACAACGATGGTGTTAAGGGTCTTTCTAATCTCCTTTCTGTAGTTAACCCACAGGATATTGAGTCTTTCAGTGTCTTGAAGGATGCTTCTGCAACTGCTATTTATGGTTCCCGCGGTTCTAATGGTGTCATCATCATTACAACCAAGAAGGGTCGCAAGGGTCAGAAACCTACCGTTTCTTACTCTGGTAGCATAACCATCAGCGAGAAGAAGAACACAATTGATGTTCTTAACGCTGACGAGTTCCGTGCAACAGTTGAAAAACTGTATGGAAAAGACAGTGAAGCTTACAGCGCACTGGGTACAGCCAACACCAACTGGCAGGACTTGATTTACCGTACAGCTATCAGCCACGACCACAACATTACAGTTTCTGGTGCAGCAAAGTCACTCCCATACCGTGTTTCTGTAGGTTATACAGACCAGCAGGGTATCGTGAAGACATCTGACTTCAAGCGTGCAACAGCATCTTTGAACTTGAACCCATCATTCTTCCAGGATCACTTGACATTGAACCTGAATGCCAAGGGTATGTATGCTAGAACCTTATATACAGATGGTTCTGTTGTATCAGCAGCTGTAAGAATGGATCCAACTCAGGATCCATACAACTTTACATCTGAATATCACAAGAATCAGCTTAGAGACAAAGATGGCAACAGTCTCCTGGACCAGACTCTCAAGAACTATGGTGGCTATTTCCAGTGGTCAAAGAAAGCAGAGTATGGTGACAATACATGGCCTTTCACTTATGACAGCACCACACAGATGCCTAACCCTCTGTCTTTGCTGGATCAGGGCAGTCAGATTGCTCACAGCCGTTCATTCATCGGTAGTGCAGACATCGACTATAAGGTACACGGTTTCGAGGACTTGAGATTGCATGCTACCTTGGGTGCAGATATCTCAAAGGGTCGCCAGAGCCAGTCATTTGCTACATCTTGCACAAACGCATTGTACTATGGCAGCTACGGTGGTGAGGAAATTCTGAAGCGCAACCTCTCTTTGAGTGCTTACGCTCAGTACTACAAGGATTTCAACAAGATTCATCACTTCGACATCATGGCTGGTTATGAGTGGCAGCACTTCTGGCGCAGCAAGAACAATGACTATGTAGGTTATTATCCTGAAACAAATAACGATGCAAGTCTTGCTGGCACAGAGCGTCCTCATACTCCATATAGCGAGAAGAGCGAAAGCTACCTGGTATCTTTCTTCGGACGTGCCAACTACACATTGCTCGACCGTTACTTCCTGACAGCAACCGTCCGTGATGATGGTTCTTCACGTTTCAAGGAGCACTGGGCATGGTTCCCATCATTCGCTTTTGCATGGAAGGCTAACGAAGAAGCATTCCTGAAGAACGCTAACTGGTTGTCTGACTTGAAGCTCCGTCTGGGTTATGGTAAGACTGGTCAGCAGGCTGGTTCTATCGGCGATTATGAGTGGATTCCATCTTATTCTATCAGCACAGGTACAAATGGTTTCTATCCTGTTACTGGCACAGGTGAACTTTATAGACCAAACAACTACCGTCCTGACTTGAAGTGGGAAACAACCTCTACCTACAACGTAGGTTTGGATTGGGGCATCATGGATCAGAGATTGTCTGGTAGCGTAGATTGGTACTACAGAAAGACTACCGATCTGTTGAACTATGCTCCACTTTCTTCTATGGCAGGTTACAAGAACCAGGCATGGCAGAACATCGGTTCCTTGAAGAATACCGGTGTTGAAGCAGCTATTACCTGGCGTGCTATCCAGACCAAGGACTGGTTCTGGACCATGACATACAACTTCACTTACAACAAGAACGAGATTACCGACTTGAATGGTGTATCTGAGAATGGTGCTCCTGTTGTTAATACAAACATCAAGGTAGGTGATGGTTCTGGTGCTTATCTGCAGGCTAACCAGGTGGGTTATGCTATGAACTCATACTATGTTTACCAGCAGGTTTACGACAAGAACGGCAAGCCAATTGAGAACTGCGTAGTTGACCGTAACGGTGACGGTAAGATCAATGAAAGCGATAAGTATCTCTACAAGAGCCCAGCAGCTCCTGTAACCATGGGCTTCTCTTCTCGCTTGGAATACAAGAACTGGGACTTCGGTTTCTCTTTGCGTGCAAGCATCGGCAACTATGTATATAACAATGTTGAGCAGAGCATGAGTAACATGAATACAGGTGAGTGGTTCTCTAACTCTTTGAAGTACTTCTCTAACCGTATGAAGAGTACTGTTGAGAGAAACTGGCAGACCTACGAGATCACTTCTAAGTTGTCTGACTACTATGTGAAGAACGCTTCATTCCTGAAGTGCGACAACATCACATTGGGTTATAGCTTCAACAACCTGTTTAAGTCAAGCGGCTGGCATGGACTTTCAGGTCGTGCATACGCTACTGCATCAAATGTATTCACAATAACCAATTATGACGGTTTGGATCCAGAAGTAGGCGATGGTAACGACAACAACCTCTACCCACGTCCATTCTCTGTAGTAGTTGGTCTTAGCTTGAATTTCTAA